From a region of the Gavia stellata isolate bGavSte3 chromosome 32, bGavSte3.hap2, whole genome shotgun sequence genome:
- the F2RL3 gene encoding proteinase-activated receptor 4, with product METLRSGWLSQRLVLCCAFWGLCLASQDYDDYSQNSINEQVMTPEITPCPRAIPGEKVTINNVTYLLIHKATRSQLDSIVTVRLIPCLYTLVFLVGLPSNGLALWVLATRAEKLTSTVFLMNLAAADLLLVLVLPFKIFYYFLGNNWPFGEGLCRLTTAFFYGNMYCSVLLLTCISVDRYLAVVHPFSSRSFRTPAFAACTCTAIWLCAAVLTLPLTLQQQSYPLYRADITLCHDVLPRHEDDGYYFYYFICLIACAFLAPLVVMLFSYCSVLRALLVSGKRYSYSMKLTALVLFTLVAFYTPSNVLLLVHYSSYNSKLYGNLYISYMVSLAISTFNSCADPFVYYYVSEDFRDKVRRRFFSHRKENTTSLKTSKETFPQKSSKDSLA from the exons ATGGAGACCCTCAGGAGTGGATGGCTGTCACAGAggcttgtgctgtgctgtgccttTTGGGGACTCTGCCTGGCCTCTCAAGACTATGATG ATTACTCTCAGAACAGCATCAACGAGCAAGTAATGACACCAGAGATCACACCGTGTCCTCGAGCCATCCCCGGGGAAAAGGTAACCATAAACAACGTCACGTACCTGTTGATACACAAGGCCACACGCTCTCAGCTGGACAGCATCGTCACGGTGCGGCTCATCCCCTGCCTCTACACCCTCGTCTTCCTGGTGGGGCTGCCTTCAAACGGGCTGGCCCTGTGGGTCCTGGCCACCAGGGCGGAGAAGCTGACCTCCACTGTCTTTCTGATGAACTTGGCGGCAGCAGACCTGCTGCTCGTATTGGTGCTGCCCTTCAAGATTTTCTACTATTTCCTGGGGAACAACTGGCCCTTTGGGGAAGGCCTGTGCCGGCTCACAACAGCTTTCTTCTACGGGAACATGTactgctcagtgctgctgcttaCATGCATCAGCGTCGACCGGTATCTGGCTGTGGTGCATCCTTTCTCGTCACGCTCTTTCCGCACCCCTGCCTTTGCTGCCTGCACCTGCACTGCTATCTGGCTCTGTGCTGCCGTCCTCACCCTGCCCCTgactctgcagcagcagtcGTATCCCCTGTACAGAGCAGACATCACTCTCTGCCACGATGTTCTCCCCAGGCACGAGGATGACGGGTATTACTTCTACTACTTCATCTGCCTGATCGCCTGTGCTTTCCTCGCTCCTCTGGTGGTGATGCTGTTCAGCTACTGCTCGGTATTGCGGGCCCTCCTGGTCAGTGGGAAGCGGTACTCCTACTCTATGAAGCTCACAGCTCTCGTGCTGTTCACACTTGTGGCCTTCTACACGCCCAGCAATGTTCTCCTGCTTGTTCATTACTCCAGCTACAACTCCAAGCTGTATGGCAACCTGTATATCAGCTACATGGTGAGCCTGGCCATCAGTACCTTTAACAGCTGCGCTGATCCCTTTGTCTACTACTACGTTTCTGAAGACTTCCGGGATAAGGTGAGAAGGAGATTCTTCAGCCACAGAAAAGAGAACACCACATCCCTAAAAACCTCCAAGGAAACATTCCCTCAAAAAAGTTCCAAAGATTCACTGGCGTAA